In uncultured Bacteroides sp., the following proteins share a genomic window:
- a CDS encoding ammonium transporter, whose amino-acid sequence MKKRWIIMMAVLVIFCIIGVFTPETAGLWEPDGKVNYTDVAWILTATIFVLMMTPGLSFFYGGMVRHKNVISTILQSFIAMGVISVLWVVFGFSLAFGDDIGSFVGNPATYFMFHGVGAKTNELLCPTIPLALFALFQMKFAIITPSLITGSFAERVRFSAYMVFMILFCIFVYCPLAHWTWHPDGFLRQLGVVDFAGGIVVHASSGVAALAGALFLGRRCDRGGDREPANIALVILGASMLWLGWFGFNAGSSLAANAVAVKAFLNTNTASATAMLAWVFFDCLRGRKPSAMGAAIGAVVGLVAITPSAGYVTVGQSMFIALITTIVCNVAVHWKNYNSVDDALDVFPTHGVGGIVGTILTGVFVNGLVAGNVHVFLIHLLAIVIVCSYTFVVTYALYWITDRMIPMRVSVKSEHIGLDISQHDESYGTRFGERELQEYLDVEKADIK is encoded by the coding sequence ATGAAAAAGAGATGGATTATTATGATGGCTGTTTTGGTCATCTTTTGTATTATTGGTGTTTTTACTCCTGAAACAGCCGGACTTTGGGAGCCAGACGGGAAAGTGAATTACACAGATGTTGCATGGATTCTTACTGCAACTATTTTTGTTTTAATGATGACTCCCGGATTATCATTCTTTTATGGCGGTATGGTACGTCACAAGAATGTGATTTCAACTATTCTTCAGAGTTTTATAGCAATGGGGGTAATAAGTGTTCTTTGGGTTGTCTTTGGATTTAGTCTTGCATTTGGCGATGACATAGGAAGCTTTGTTGGTAATCCGGCTACATATTTTATGTTTCATGGAGTAGGAGCTAAGACTAATGAACTGTTATGCCCAACAATTCCATTGGCTTTATTTGCTTTGTTCCAAATGAAATTTGCTATAATTACTCCTTCTTTGATTACCGGTTCTTTTGCTGAACGGGTTCGTTTCTCGGCTTACATGGTATTTATGATTTTATTCTGCATATTCGTATATTGCCCATTAGCACACTGGACATGGCATCCTGATGGATTTTTACGTCAGTTGGGAGTTGTCGATTTTGCCGGTGGTATTGTGGTGCATGCTTCTTCTGGAGTTGCCGCTTTAGCCGGGGCATTATTTCTAGGCAGACGTTGTGACAGGGGAGGAGACAGAGAACCTGCTAATATTGCACTCGTTATATTAGGTGCTTCAATGCTTTGGTTGGGATGGTTTGGTTTCAATGCCGGATCTTCACTGGCTGCAAACGCAGTAGCTGTAAAGGCATTCTTGAATACAAATACGGCTTCGGCCACAGCAATGCTTGCGTGGGTATTCTTCGATTGCCTTCGCGGACGTAAACCTTCTGCAATGGGAGCTGCAATTGGAGCAGTTGTTGGTCTGGTTGCTATTACCCCTTCGGCTGGTTACGTTACTGTAGGTCAAAGTATGTTCATTGCTTTAATTACAACAATTGTATGTAATGTGGCAGTACACTGGAAAAACTACAATTCTGTAGATGATGCTTTAGATGTATTCCCTACACATGGAGTAGGAGGTATAGTTGGAACTATTCTTACCGGAGTTTTTGTTAACGGTTTGGTTGCCGGAAATGTTCATGTTTTCCTTATACATCTTTTAGCCATAGTCATAGTTTGTTCATACACATTTGTTGTAACCTATGCTCTTTACTGGATTACAGACAGAATGATTCCGATGCGTGTATCTGTTAAAAGTGAACATATTGGACTTGATATCAGTCAGCATGATGAATCATACGGAACTCGTTTTGGTGAAAGAGAATTGCAAGAGTATTTAGACGTGGAAAAAGCTGATATAAAATAA